One part of the Balneolaceae bacterium genome encodes these proteins:
- the tnpA gene encoding IS200/IS605 family transposase — MANTYTQLYIHYIFSTKHHYPLIQPEFEQRLYKYITGIGREKGYPVLAVGGMADHLHVLVSLSPTISVAKTIQTIKGNSSKWINDCFYPERRQFNWQSGYGAFSIGRSGVNRLKDYIKNQKKHHEKMTFKEEYRMFLEKYGVSWDEKYVWG, encoded by the coding sequence ATGGCAAACACCTATACTCAACTCTATATCCATTACATCTTCAGCACTAAACATCATTATCCGCTCATACAACCTGAATTTGAACAGCGATTGTATAAATACATCACAGGTATCGGACGCGAAAAGGGATATCCGGTACTTGCTGTCGGGGGGATGGCTGACCATCTGCATGTGTTGGTCTCCCTGTCACCAACTATATCCGTGGCCAAGACGATCCAGACAATCAAAGGAAATTCATCCAAATGGATCAATGATTGTTTTTACCCGGAGCGGCGGCAATTCAATTGGCAGTCGGGCTATGGGGCATTTAGTATTGGCCGTTCGGGAGTAAATCGGCTGAAAGACTATATCAAGAATCAGAAAAAACATCACGAAAAGATGACATTTAAAGAGGAATACAGAATGTTTTTGGAGAAATACGGTGTTTCCTGGGATGAGAAATATGTGTGGGGATGA
- a CDS encoding sigma factor — MSSMLPSDIWDQFVSGDHDCFCRLFKGYYEGLYGYGLKLCKDPELVKDAIQNLFITIWERRDELTHITSPNVYLYVSLRRNILRSKKRNARFKDISEHANHEFDIYFGVEELIMKNESRDEQKENLQEALQSACPINRKKFSTCTTTME, encoded by the coding sequence ATGAGCTCAATGCTACCATCTGACATTTGGGATCAATTTGTATCTGGTGATCATGACTGCTTTTGCAGGCTGTTCAAAGGATACTATGAGGGACTCTATGGGTACGGATTGAAGTTGTGCAAGGACCCTGAATTAGTAAAAGATGCCATTCAAAATCTTTTTATTACTATTTGGGAAAGACGCGATGAATTAACTCACATCACATCGCCAAATGTGTATCTGTATGTTTCTCTGCGGAGAAATATTTTAAGATCCAAGAAACGAAATGCTCGATTTAAAGATATCTCAGAGCACGCCAATCATGAATTTGATATTTATTTTGGAGTTGAAGAGCTGATCATGAAAAATGAATCAAGAGATGAACAAAAAGAAAATCTTCAAGAAGCCTTACAATCAGCTTGTCCAATAAACAGAAAGAAGTTCTCTACCTGCACTACTACAATGGAATGA
- a CDS encoding FecR domain-containing protein: protein MKEKDFTIQELKEDPSFRRMVRGIASAEEVESWNRWIESSDENRLKAKKALSKMVRFEFRSPDMPNIECEWKQLQEATTGSGKVRKPLPPIRRDKDRSLRWIFRAVAIILLVSFVGIGTYQFSEEDSSVLQLELLTEERTIETEQGEQKTLQFSNGSKVILNSHSSLTYRLGGSKNSTIEITLDGEAWFDADPNRESDQPAFAVATPDGIIRDIGTKFLVTVENGHSRVVLQEGLVEVEPVNNNQGNLSGQNEGRFRVRKGEMVEFRRSDIITRKEINPTFYSSWATGVLELDQSGVQEFAEYVEQRFDVDVQIRDLSLKDIQLNGTVYFRSLDELMRSVSEVIGIPVYRSADRDMVYIGNLK from the coding sequence GTGAAAGAAAAAGATTTCACAATCCAGGAATTAAAAGAAGATCCATCGTTTCGGCGAATGGTGAGGGGGATTGCATCTGCTGAAGAGGTTGAGAGCTGGAACCGGTGGATTGAATCAAGTGATGAAAATCGGCTAAAAGCGAAGAAAGCACTTTCTAAGATGGTCCGCTTTGAATTCAGGTCACCCGACATGCCAAATATTGAATGTGAGTGGAAACAGCTGCAAGAGGCGACGACCGGGAGTGGGAAAGTAAGAAAACCTCTGCCTCCAATCCGACGAGATAAAGACAGGTCGTTGAGATGGATATTTCGTGCTGTAGCAATCATTTTACTGGTGAGTTTTGTCGGCATAGGAACCTACCAGTTTAGCGAAGAAGATTCTTCTGTTCTCCAATTAGAACTGCTTACCGAAGAGAGAACAATTGAGACCGAACAAGGTGAACAAAAGACCTTACAATTTTCAAACGGCTCGAAAGTAATCCTGAACAGCCACTCCTCACTTACCTATCGGTTAGGCGGTTCAAAAAATTCGACCATCGAAATAACACTGGACGGAGAAGCGTGGTTTGATGCAGATCCAAACAGAGAGAGTGATCAGCCTGCATTTGCGGTTGCAACGCCTGACGGGATCATCAGGGATATCGGTACAAAATTTTTGGTGACGGTTGAGAATGGGCACTCTCGAGTGGTATTACAAGAGGGCCTGGTAGAAGTGGAGCCGGTCAATAATAATCAGGGAAATCTGTCTGGACAAAACGAAGGAAGGTTCCGGGTGCGTAAAGGAGAAATGGTGGAATTCAGGCGTTCAGACATTATTACGAGAAAAGAAATTAATCCAACTTTTTATTCCTCCTGGGCCACCGGGGTATTAGAGCTTGATCAAAGTGGAGTTCAGGAATTTGCAGAGTATGTAGAACAACGGTTTGATGTGGATGTGCAGATCAGGGATTTAAGTTTAAAGGATATTCAGTTAAATGGTACGGTGTACTTCAGATCTCTGGATGAATTGATGCGATCTGTATCTGAAGTGATTGGAATACCGGTTTACCGATCAGCGGACAGAGACATGGTTTATATCGGAAATTTGAAATGA
- a CDS encoding TonB-dependent receptor: MKYKLIAEYYEKDITDLLFNPDLPGTAGGATPPFTNVANIQNQGVDANVTYYGNVNSEFDYTFTVNFTSYKNEIVKITDDIEWFGVDSRRWSEDIVRNEVGQSVSSFYGYKILQILNQSRRN; the protein is encoded by the coding sequence ATGAAATACAAGTTGATAGCTGAGTATTATGAGAAGGATATAACTGATTTATTATTTAACCCAGATCTTCCTGGAACAGCAGGCGGTGCTACCCCGCCATTTACAAATGTTGCAAACATTCAGAATCAGGGAGTAGATGCTAATGTTACATACTATGGTAATGTTAATAGTGAATTCGATTACACGTTTACAGTAAACTTTACATCATATAAGAACGAAATTGTAAAAATCACAGATGATATTGAGTGGTTCGGGGTGGATTCACGACGTTGGTCTGAAGATATTGTCCGTAATGAGGTAGGTCAATCAGTATCATCTTTCTATGGATATAAAATCTTGCAGATTCTGAATCAGTCAAGAAGAAATTGA